A DNA window from Carassius auratus strain Wakin unplaced genomic scaffold, ASM336829v1 scaf_tig00215316, whole genome shotgun sequence contains the following coding sequences:
- the mthfd2 gene encoding bifunctional methylenetetrahydrofolate dehydrogenase/cyclohydrolase, mitochondrial translates to MANVTLRALRKLYRHSHHQACSFHLSSSRQEAVIISGRKLARQIRHEARDDVEDWVASGNRRPHLSVVLVGDNPASHSYVLNKTRAAAEVGISSETILKPSSTSEEELLDLIEKLNSDHRVDGLLVQLPLPDHIDERRVCNAVCPGKDVDGFHVVNVGRMCLDQSTMLPATPWGVWEIIKRTGIQTLGKNVVVAGRSKNVGMPIAMLLHTDGRHERPGGDATVTISHRYTPKEQLRQHTQIADIIVAAAGIPNLITADMIKEGAAVIDVGINRILDPLTGKNRLVGDVDFEGVKKKASYITPVPGGVGPMTVAMLMKNTIKAAKNVILTPPQRVRMAASS, encoded by the exons ATGGCTAACGTTACACTCCGGGCATTGCGGAAACTGTACCGGCATTCTCACCATCAGGCGTGTAGTTTTCATTTGTCATCTTCACG ACAAGAGGCTGTGATCATCTCCGGCAGGAAACTGGCACGGCAAATCCGCCACGAGGCACGTGATGATGTGGAGGATTGGGTTGCTTCTGGAAACCGAAGACCTCACCTGAGTGTAGTGTTAGTGGGTGACAATCCAGCCAGTCACTCGTACGTTCTCAATAAAACCCGAGCAGCAGCAGAAGTGG GCATTAGTAGCGAGACCATCCTGAAACCTTCTAGTACCAGTGAAGAGGAGCTACTTGACCTTATTGAGAAACTCAACTCAGACCACAGAGTTGACGGTCTGCTGGTACAGCTACCACTTCCTG ATCACATTGATGAGCGACGTGTATGCAATGCCGTGTGCCCAGGGAAAGATGTTGATGGTTTCCATGTGGTCAATGTTGGTCGCATGTGTCTGGATCAGTCGACTATGCTGCCTGCTACTCCTTGGGGGGTTTGGGAGATTATCAAACGCACAG GCATACAGACGCTGGGTAAGAATGTGGTGGTTGCTGGTCGCTCCAAGAACGTTGGGATGCCCATTGCAATGCTGCTTCACACAGACGGCAGACATGAAAGGCCAGGAG GTGATGCCACAGTGACCATCTCCCACCGTTACACTCCCAAAGAACAACTCCGTCAGCACACTCAGATCGCTGACATTATCGTTGCAGCTGCAG GAATTCCCAACCTCATCACTGCTGATATGATAAAGGAGGGTGCAGCAGTTATAGATGTTGGAATCAACAGAATACTGGACCCCTTGACTGGAAAAAACAGACTTGTTGGTGACGTGGACTTTGAAG GTGTTAAAAAGAAAGCCAGCTACATTACTCCAGTTCCAGGCGGTGTTGGACCCATGACCGTAGCCATGCTAATGAAAAATACAATCAAGGCagcaaaaaatgtcattttaacccCCCCTCAACGTGTTCGAATGGCAGCATCCTCATAA